One Capra hircus breed San Clemente chromosome 3, ASM170441v1, whole genome shotgun sequence genomic window, TCCCACCAGCCCCACCTCAGCTCTGCACCCGCCATCATACTGGCCATCGTGCAGGTCAGGCTCAAGCCTGTCTCAGGGCCTCGACCTCTCTCTACAGGAACTCTTGACTCCCAGACATCCGCAAGCTGCGCTCCATCCTTTTCAGATCTCTGCCCAGATGCATTCCTCGGTCAACATATTTAAACCAGAAGCCCTGTCCTTCCCTCTACCCTATACTCCTTTGCGTTAGGTTTCTACATATCTCTTTTCATTACCTACCAGTGCATCACAGGATGCATTGGTCTCTAATACTTAGTCGCTTGCTGGTTGGTTCATTTTCAATTCCCTCCCTATTAGAATGAAAACCCCAGAAGGATGAGGACTCCATGTCTTTGATCTCTGGCTACTATAGAtgctcactaaatatttgttaaataaatgaataaatgaacaaattagaGAGATTTAATAAATTGTTGGTGAACAAATGAGCAGACAGAGAAGGGGGTCTCAGAGGTCTAAATGGGGCTTGTCAGAACAGCAGGGGTGAGGAAGGATCGAgtttggcaaaagaaaaaaaggacacaGCTTCTGCGAAGAACTTTGCCAAAGTACATTTATTAATTCTCTCTTCCCTTAGGTAAGGCAGCctcagggaggagaagggaaagtcttctTGGGGACATTGCTGGAAGGAGCTTCCTACTCTTTGTGGATATTTTCGTGGGCTGTCTTCAGCACCCTGGACACCAGGACTATGAACTCCTCAAAGCTGACCTCTTTATCTTTATTGGTATCCAGATCTTGGAATATTTCGTCAATGGTAGGTTGATCTTTGGTGTTCTGGGAAAAGAGAAAGCAGGGGCAGTGAGTTGCCCTTTCTTCAGGCCTCGCATCCCTCAGAACTCAGCCCAGGGCAGCCGGGAACAGTAACTCAAGAGCCAAAACTACGTGGGAGAATCCAATATGAGAAAATGGAAGGCAGACAGAAGCAGCTGTCTTAACCTAGAAGATGTTGTATTGCTCAGTAATCCAACCCCGCCCGACCCTGCCTCTCTCCACTTTACAGAGAGAGGAAGGCGTGAAGCCTAAGGTGACGGACAGAGCTATTCAGAAAGAGCGGTGGGCCCCTGTACTgcagctgggaggggctggggaacaTCCTTGGGAGCGCAAACT contains:
- the LOC102169149 gene encoding protein S100-A12, whose translation is MTKLEDHLEGIINIFHQYSIRLGHYDTLVKRELKQLITKELPNCIQNTKDQPTIDEIFQDLDTNKDKEVSFEEFIVLVSRVLKTAHENIHKE